A part of Melittangium boletus DSM 14713 genomic DNA contains:
- a CDS encoding MerR family transcriptional regulator, translated as MAERTYRIHVAAEFSGVRVELIRAWERRYGVLSPRRTPAGYRVYTDRDVALLRRLKQLTEQGVSISEAATMLPQLLAEIDAARPEGERPAPAQEPGPVSMSSWREDILAAVRALDQRRVAETLDDVLAALSPLRAYEDVLMPLQREVGDLWHAGLFSVGQEHLVTQEVRARLISLLHAAPNKGRRHVLLACFPDEQHELGLLGLALRMRHAGMTVTMLGQRTPGEEVRRMAEALKVDLVGLSAVMDPGAEAFEAVLQAVMDGMPPEIPVWVGGRGALANREVCERWKARVFEGPADWALLLGG; from the coding sequence ATGGCTGAGCGCACCTACCGCATCCACGTCGCCGCCGAGTTCTCCGGAGTCCGGGTGGAGCTCATCCGCGCCTGGGAGCGGCGCTATGGGGTGCTGTCCCCCCGGCGCACGCCGGCGGGCTACCGCGTCTACACGGATCGGGACGTGGCGCTCCTGCGGCGGCTCAAGCAGCTCACCGAGCAGGGCGTGTCCATCAGCGAGGCGGCGACGATGCTGCCGCAGCTCCTGGCGGAGATCGACGCGGCGCGGCCCGAGGGGGAGCGTCCCGCTCCCGCCCAGGAGCCGGGGCCGGTGAGCATGTCCTCCTGGCGCGAGGACATCCTCGCGGCGGTGCGGGCGCTGGACCAGCGGCGGGTGGCGGAGACGCTGGACGACGTGCTCGCGGCGCTCTCGCCCTTGAGGGCCTACGAGGACGTGCTGATGCCCCTGCAACGCGAGGTGGGCGACCTCTGGCACGCGGGCCTCTTCTCGGTGGGGCAGGAGCACCTGGTGACGCAGGAGGTGCGCGCGCGGCTCATCAGCCTGTTGCACGCGGCGCCCAACAAGGGGCGGCGGCACGTGCTGCTCGCGTGTTTTCCGGACGAACAGCACGAGCTGGGCCTGCTGGGCCTGGCGCTGCGCATGCGGCACGCCGGCATGACGGTGACGATGCTGGGCCAGCGCACCCCCGGGGAGGAGGTGCGCCGGATGGCGGAGGCCCTCAAGGTGGACCTGGTGGGGCTCTCGGCGGTGATGGACCCGGGCGCCGAGGCGTTCGAGGCCGTCCTCCAGGCCGTCATGGACGGCATGCCTCCGGAAATCCCCGTCTGGGTGGGAGGGCGGGGCGCCCTGGCGAACCGCGAGGTGTGCGAGCGCTGGAAGGCGCGCGTCTTCGAGGGCCCCGCCGACTGGGCCCTGCTGCTGGGCGGGTGA
- a CDS encoding amidohydrolase family protein produces the protein MKTPCALAVLGACLLSVLGMLSGCVNAPLSVPVVSERAIAFVDVNVVPMDSERVLTEQTVIVRNGLIAALGPTASITVPPDAERIDGRGRFLMPGLADFQIHLHSDEQLLSYLAHGVTTVFDLNGSPRQLDLRTQLAEYRRFGPRLYTSSPMMDGGQGRGDAVSVTTAEQARIAVVRQKLAGYDALKVYHTVSPGVYEVLTGMARQQKLPVVGHVPRTVGAEAVLRARQALVAPGSEFFATALRDEPAMAALARATKEAGTSVVPGLVQIHAQLRMLEDVEGVFADPEARYLSPEVLRNWSYSNPTRRIDVAAFGARERALYPAMRAFTLALQKEGARLVVGTDASDAGLFPGRSVHRELAELVEAGLSPYEALSAATRNAGAFIQQHVDPAARFGTVAVGQYADLLLLPGNPLEDVGRAAQALGVMSRGLWLPGEQLQRMRDKSAKSLQGR, from the coding sequence ATGAAGACCCCGTGCGCCCTGGCCGTCCTGGGTGCCTGCCTGTTGTCCGTCCTGGGAATGCTGTCCGGTTGTGTGAACGCCCCGCTGTCCGTGCCCGTGGTGTCGGAGCGGGCCATCGCCTTCGTCGACGTCAACGTCGTGCCCATGGACAGCGAGCGCGTCCTGACGGAGCAGACGGTCATCGTCCGCAACGGCCTCATCGCGGCCCTGGGTCCCACCGCGTCCATCACCGTGCCGCCCGATGCCGAGCGCATCGACGGCCGAGGCCGCTTCCTGATGCCGGGACTGGCGGACTTCCAAATCCACCTGCACTCGGACGAGCAGCTGCTGTCGTACCTCGCCCATGGCGTCACCACCGTCTTCGACTTGAACGGCTCGCCCCGGCAGCTCGACCTGCGCACCCAGCTCGCCGAGTACCGCCGCTTCGGCCCCCGGCTCTACACGAGCAGCCCGATGATGGATGGAGGCCAGGGGCGGGGTGACGCGGTGTCGGTGACCACCGCCGAGCAGGCGCGCATCGCGGTCGTGCGGCAGAAGCTCGCGGGCTACGACGCGCTCAAGGTCTACCACACCGTGTCGCCCGGGGTTTACGAGGTGCTGACGGGAATGGCCCGCCAGCAGAAGTTGCCGGTGGTGGGCCACGTGCCGCGCACGGTGGGGGCGGAGGCGGTGCTGCGCGCGCGCCAGGCGCTCGTCGCTCCGGGCTCGGAGTTCTTCGCCACCGCGCTCCGGGACGAGCCGGCCATGGCCGCGCTCGCGCGCGCGACGAAGGAGGCGGGCACCTCGGTGGTGCCGGGTCTGGTGCAGATCCACGCGCAACTGCGGATGTTGGAGGACGTGGAAGGCGTCTTCGCGGACCCCGAGGCGCGCTACCTGTCACCGGAAGTCCTGCGCAACTGGAGCTACTCCAACCCGACGCGGAGAATCGACGTGGCGGCCTTCGGCGCGCGCGAGCGGGCGCTGTACCCGGCGATGCGCGCCTTCACGCTGGCGCTGCAGAAGGAGGGCGCCCGGCTGGTGGTGGGCACGGATGCCTCGGACGCGGGGCTCTTTCCGGGCCGCTCGGTGCACCGCGAGCTCGCGGAGCTGGTGGAGGCGGGCCTCTCGCCCTACGAGGCCCTGTCCGCGGCCACGCGCAACGCGGGGGCCTTCATCCAGCAGCATGTGGACCCCGCGGCGCGCTTCGGCACGGTGGCGGTGGGCCAGTACGCGGACCTGCTGTTGCTGCCCGGCAATCCGCTGGAGGACGTGGGCCGGGCGGCCCAGGCGCTCGGGGTGATGTCGCGCGGCCTGTGGCTGCCGGGCGAGCAGCTGCAGCGCATGCGGGACAAGTCCGCCAAGTCCCTGCAGGGACGCTGA